A part of Thalassophryne amazonica chromosome 3, fThaAma1.1, whole genome shotgun sequence genomic DNA contains:
- the golt1a gene encoding vesicle transport protein GOT1A, which yields MVVITEFQKIGVGLMGFGAFFLLFGILLYFDSVLLAFGNILFLIGLTVVIGIKRTVQFFFQRNKFRGSFFFLGGVSLVLCRWPFIGMMVETYGFVVLFRSFFPIAFGFILSAVNIPYFNTFFSTSSSEV from the exons AGATTGGCGTAGGTCTAATGGGATTTGGTGCATTTTTCTTACTCTTTGGAATACTGCTATACTTTGATTCTGTCTTGCTTGCATTTGGCAAT ATCCTGTTTCTGATTGGTTTGACAGTTGTCATTGGCATCAAGAGGACAGTTCAATTCTTCTTCCAAAGAAACAAGTTTCGTGGTTCTTTCTTCTTCCTGGGTGGTGTGTCTCTTGTACTCTGTCGATGGCCATTCATTGGTATGATGGTGGAGACTTATGGGTTTGTGGTGTTATTCAG GTCTTTCTTCCCCATCGCCTTTGGCTTTATCCTGTCAGCTGTGAATATACCATACTTCAACACA TTTTTCTCAACCAGCTCCTCAGAGGTCTGA